A window from Fusarium musae strain F31 chromosome 8, whole genome shotgun sequence encodes these proteins:
- a CDS encoding hypothetical protein (EggNog:ENOG41): MTAYPKRGSIEQKPEDNFVEMSVADGAEKPGVLIDPEADYSGAVKKTDPAEIRLVRKLDFRIMPTLWAMYFLNYLDRNAIAQARLNGLEDHLGLKGTQYNTCISILFVGYLLMQIPSNMLISSKRVRPSLYMSICMMGWAIVSACTALVKDYKGLVVVRFFLGVAEAPFYPGALYLLAIFYTRKEIAMRLSILYSGNIFATSFSGLIAAATFGTIDGHHGLKGWQWLFIIEGVLTFIVGIIGIFTLGDSPLTTRWLTKEERQLAHDRMLRDTVGLEESKGARAGFFQAIRDPRLWLFCFIQNMHLSACSFNNFFPTVVGSLGFNSTITLVLTCPPYLVSGFFGYLAGWSSGRFNERAWHITACMGMALVGYIISCVTLNTPARYIACFLFASGAYAVNSIILGWVSATLGSTAEKKSVSLSIVNVIANASYIYTAYLYPKSDGPRYLIGMASNAGFATMCIAGVWAMKIWLVKTNKKLDREGNTSATRYAY, encoded by the exons atgactgCCTATCCCAAGCGTGGAAGCATCGAGCAAAAGCCTGAAGACAATTTTGTCGAAATGTCAGTTGCCGATGGAGCTGAGAAGCCTGGTGTCCTTATTGACCCAGAGGCAGATTACTCTGGCGCGGTGAAGAAGACGGATCCAGCTGAGATTCGTCTTGTTCGCAAATTGGACTTTCGCATCATGCCTACTCTTTGGGCAATGTACTTCCTCAACTAC CTTGATCGAAATGCTATTGCCCAGGCGCGATTGAACGGTCTTGAAGATCATCTTGGCCTCAAAGGAACACAGTACAACACATGTATCTCGATTCTTTTCGTCGG TTACTTACTCATGCAGATCCCATCCAACATGCTCATCTCCTCGAAACGCGTCCGTCCCTCGCTGTACATGTCAATCTGCATGATGGGCTGGGCCATCGTGTCAGCTTGCACCGCTCTCGTCAAAGACTACAAAGGTCTCGTCGTCGTTCGATTCTTCCTTGGTGTCGCTGAAGCCCCCTTTTATCCTGGGGCCCTTTACCTACTGGCAATCTTCTATACGCGAAAAGAGATTGCTATGCGACTATCGATTTTATACTCAGGCAACATCTTTGCAACGTCCTTCTCCGGCTTGATTGCGGCAGCCACTTTCGGCACCATCGATGGACACCACGGACTCAAGGGCTGGCagtggctcttcatcatcgaaggTGTCTTGACCTTTATAGTCGGCATCATCGGAATCTTCACCCTGGGAGACAGTCCCTTGACGACTCGATGGTTGACCAAAGAAGAACGACAACTTGCACACGATCGAATGCTGCGCGATACTGTTGGCCTGGAGGAGAGTAAGGGAGCCCGAGCTGGATTCTTCCAAGCCATCCGCGATCCCCGCCTCTGGCTCTTCTGCTTTATCCAGAACATGCATCTTTCTGCTTGTTCTTTCAACAACTTCTTCCCCACTGTTGTCGGCTCCCTCGGCTTCAACAGCACCATCACTCTGGTTCTGACTTGCCCCCCTTACCTCGTTTCTGGTTTCTTTGGATACCTCGCCGGATGGTCTTCTGGTCGATTCAACGAGCGAGCTTGGCATATCACCGCCTGTATGGGAATGGCACTCGTCGGATACATCATCTCTTGTGTTACGCTCAATACGCCTGCGCGGTACATCgcttgtttcttgtttgCCAGTGGTGCATATGCAGTCAACTCAATAATTCTTGGCTGGGTTTCCGCAACGCTTGGCTCgacagctgagaagaagtcgGTCAGCTTGTCAATCGTCAATGTTATAGCCAACGCTTCGTACATCTACACTGCGTATCTGTATCCCAAGTCAGACGGACCGCGATATCTGATCGGAATGGCAAGCAATGCTGGCTTTGCGACTATGTGTATTGCGGGCGTCTGGGCTATGAAGATCTGGCTTGTTAAGACCAACAAGAAGCTGGACCGGGAAGGAAACACAAGCGCTACACGATACGCTTACTAG
- a CDS encoding hypothetical protein (EggNog:ENOG41~antiSMASH:Cluster_8.1), protein MASEASRRYEDDLDRACSLDIDRLDPIRRMEMCIGRGKVLPTAFVPPQSATPQSLFPASIGRKAHPPVTRFIRVDDPKSFLIYTDGACPGNGQAEPKGGWAFVFGPQERNTTSSVNERLQGPLGDYANPTSNRAELRATIGALRYKNWASVGFTTLSCLSD, encoded by the coding sequence ATGGCCAGTGAGGCGTCCAGAAGATATGAAGACGACCTCGACCGCGCTTGCTCTCTAGATATCGATAGGCTAGACCCCATCCGCCGCATGGAAATGTGTATAGGCAGAGGAAAAGTCCTACCAACAGCCTTTGTACCGCCACAGTCGGCAACTCCCCAAAGCCTGTTTCCCGCAAGCATTGGACGCAAAGCTCACCCACCTGTGACACGATTTATTCGAGTGGACGATCCGAAGTCTTTTCTTATCTACACCGACGGTGCATGCCCTGGCAACGGACAAGCTGAACCTAAGGGAGGATGGGCTTTTGTCTTCGGGCCTCAAGAACGAAACACCACTTCGAGTGTAAACGAACGTCTGCAGGGTCCATTAGGCGATTATGCCAACCCAACCAGCAACAGAGCAGAGCTTCGAGCTACCATCGGCGCCCTTCGTTACAAGAACTGGGCAAGCGTAGGTTTCACTACTCTTTCTTGTCTTAGCGACTGA